From Streptomonospora salina, the proteins below share one genomic window:
- a CDS encoding CGNR zinc finger domain-containing protein, whose protein sequence is MLDEQALMQALNSTPVADGRRRDLWRADREVDRWAQEHGEHGGIGGDAERRWLRTARDALQAVESGTPADPGLGRVLAGVRRVPVPGASGVEWHLEAPPERRLAVELVLAWADVKERMPGRLRPCENPECRLFLLDRSRANTARWCSMKTCGNRLKARRHQARERKAPRPE, encoded by the coding sequence GTGCTGGACGAGCAAGCCCTGATGCAGGCGCTGAACAGCACCCCTGTTGCGGACGGCCGGCGCCGGGACCTGTGGCGTGCCGACCGGGAGGTGGACCGGTGGGCGCAGGAGCACGGAGAGCACGGGGGGATCGGCGGCGATGCGGAGCGCCGGTGGCTGCGCACGGCCCGGGACGCGCTGCAGGCGGTGGAGTCGGGCACGCCGGCGGACCCCGGGCTGGGCCGAGTGCTCGCCGGCGTTCGCCGAGTCCCGGTACCCGGCGCGTCGGGCGTCGAATGGCACTTGGAGGCGCCGCCGGAGCGCAGGCTGGCCGTGGAACTCGTGCTCGCGTGGGCGGACGTCAAAGAGCGCATGCCCGGCCGTCTGCGGCCGTGCGAGAACCCTGAATGCCGCCTGTTCCTGCTGGACCGCAGCCGTGCCAACACCGCACGGTGGTGCTCGATGAAGACCTGCGGGAACCGGCTCAAGGCCCGCCGGCACCAGGCCCGGGAGCGGAAGGCCCCCCGCCCCGAGTAG